From a region of the Alnus glutinosa chromosome 1, dhAlnGlut1.1, whole genome shotgun sequence genome:
- the LOC133851748 gene encoding pentatricopeptide repeat-containing protein At5g65560-like, producing MIHRAKHGALFLSSSLFKILNSSSFSLYPKPYFTTPKPTPRRPTSLAAPLPSQISDTVSYSDVNFICSLLSTQTHESAINLDNLLEGFKGKLNSNLVLQILMNYKQLGRIKTLEFFSWAGLQMGFQFDDCVVEYIADFLGRRKLFDDMKCLLVTVFSYKGRVSCRTFSICIRFLGRQGRVREALCLFEEMESKFRCKPDNLVYNNMLYVLCKKERSEELIDFALMIFRKIKAPDTYSYSNILVGLCKFGRFETAFEVFGEMLRAGLVPTRSAVNTLVGQLCLLSAKEGAVEKVRVKDAYRPFTILVPNVGANSGAIQPAVVVFLAVHEMGLLPSAFVINQLISELCRLGKTQEAVNVLKVVEDRKLSCVEEGFSAVIQALCEHRMVEEASYLFGRMLSRGMKPKLVVYNSVISMLCKLGSLDDAKRVFEIMNKKRCLPDNLTYSALIHAYGDTMNWETAYGLLIEMLGLGLSPHFHTYSLVEKLLREHGQLDLCFKLEQKLDSQILQKLCKAGELEAACEKLKSMVEKGFYPSGYVRDAFEHALQKCGKLKMAHELLEKIDGRLQT from the coding sequence ATGATCCACAGGGCTAAACATGgagctctctttctttcttcgagcCTCTTCAAAATCCTCaattcatcttcattttctttatatcCAAAGCCTTATTTCACCACCCCGAAACCCACTCCAAGAAGACCCACTTCACTCGCTGCACCATTACCCTCACAAATTTCAGACACTGTAAGTTATTCTGATGTCAACTTTATCTGTTCTTTACTTTCTACCCAAACTCATGAATCCGCAATAAATCTTGATAATTTGTTAGAGGGTTTCAAAGGAAAGTTGAACTCTAATCTTGTGCTTCAAATTCTGATGAACTATAAGCAGTTGGGTAGGATTAAGACCTTGGAATTCTTTTCTTGGGCTGGATTGCAAATGGGGTTTCAGTTTGATGACTGCGTGGTTGAGTACATAGCTGATTTCTTGGGTAGGAGGAAGCTTTTTGATGATATGAAGTGTCTTTTGGTGACGGTTTTCTCGTATAAGGGGCGAGTTTCTTGCAGGACATTTTCAATTTGTATAAGGTTCTTGGGTAGGCAAGGGAGGGTTAGAGAAGCCCTTTGCTTGTTTGAGGAAATGGAATCAAAATTTAGGTGTAAACCTGATAATCTTGTTTACAATAATATGCTTTATGTGCTTTGCAAGAAGGAAAGGTCTGAGGAATTGATTGATTTTGCGCTTATGATTTTTAGGAAAATCAAAGCGCCTGATACATATTCCTATAGtaatattcttgttggtttaTGTAAATTTGGTAGGTTTGAGACTGCATTTGAAGTTTTTGGTGAAATGCTTAGGGCTGGCCTGGTTCCTACGCGGTCTGCTGTGAACACTCTTGTTGGGCAGTTGTGTTTATTGAGTGCAAAAGAGGGAGCTGTCGAGAAAGTTAGAGTGAAAGATGCCTATAGACCCTTTACCATTTTAGTTCCAAATGTGGGTGCTAACAGTGGTGCTATACAGCCCGCAGTTGTAGTATTTTTGGCAGTTCATGAGATGGGTTTGTTACCAAGTGCATTTGTTATAAACCAACTTATTTCAGAACTCTGTAGATTGGGTAAAACGCAAGAAGCTGTTAATGTGTTGAAGGTTGTTGAGGATAGGAAGCTGAGTTGTGTGGAAGAGGGTTTTTCTGCTGTCATACAGGCTTTATGCGAACACCGAATGGTAGAGGAAGCTAGTTATTTGTTTGGGAGAATGCTCTCCCGTGGCATGAAGCCAAAGTTGGTAGTTTACAATTCGGTTATTTCAATGCTATGCAAATTAGGGAGTTTAGATGATGCTAAACgggtttttgagattatgaatAAGAAGAGATGCCTTCCAGATAATTTGACCTATTCTGCATTGATTCATGCTTATGGTGACACTATGAATTGGGAAACTGCTTATGGCTTGTTGATTGAAATGTTAGGATTGGGCTTGTCTCCACATTTTCACACATATAGTTTAGTGGAAAAACTTTTGAGGGAACACGGGCAGTTGGATTTGTGTTTCAAATTGGAGCAGAAGTTGGACTCTCAGATATTGCAGAAGCTCTGTAAAGCAGGTGAACTAGAGGCTGCATGTGAGAAGCTAAAATCAATGGTTGAAAAGGGTTTTTATCCATCAGGCTATGTAAGGGATGCTTTTGAACATGCACTTCAAAAGTGTGGAAAATTGAAAATGGCTCATGAATTGCTAGAGAAGATAGATGGACGACTGCAAACctga